In Rhizobiales bacterium NRL2, a genomic segment contains:
- a CDS encoding formate dehydrogenase family accessory protein FdhD, which yields MPETPAYLVRPDPGDVRLTRRMAGVDHAGQPVAQDVTVERALTLFLNGQEIVTMMTIGDYPDCLAVGYLLNQNMLKPDDEIRSLEVDDDKGHIFVRTARRTDFEFKLKKRTLTSGCAQGTAFGDVMEKFDKVRLPADAELRTSWLYALTKSINTTPSLYLQAGAIHGCVLCERDRPLIYMEDVGRHNAVDKIAGYMRLNDIGSIGKLFYTTGRLTSEMVIKTVQMEIPILISRSGFTASGVELARRAGLTLIGRAKGKRFVCLAGEERIVFDSDPDAVADEPDKLNRKGAR from the coding sequence ATGCCGGAAACGCCCGCATATCTCGTCCGTCCCGATCCCGGGGACGTCCGCCTGACCCGGCGCATGGCCGGCGTCGACCATGCCGGTCAGCCGGTGGCGCAGGACGTGACCGTGGAGCGGGCGCTGACGCTGTTCCTCAACGGCCAGGAAATCGTCACCATGATGACGATCGGCGACTATCCCGACTGTCTGGCCGTCGGCTACCTGCTGAACCAGAACATGCTGAAGCCCGACGACGAGATCCGCAGTCTCGAGGTCGACGACGACAAGGGCCACATCTTCGTCCGTACCGCACGCCGCACCGATTTCGAGTTCAAGCTGAAGAAGCGGACATTGACCTCCGGCTGCGCCCAGGGCACCGCCTTCGGCGACGTCATGGAGAAGTTCGACAAGGTGCGCCTGCCGGCCGATGCCGAACTGCGCACCTCCTGGCTCTACGCCCTGACGAAATCGATCAACACCACGCCGTCGCTCTACCTGCAGGCAGGCGCGATCCACGGTTGCGTGCTGTGCGAACGGGACCGGCCGCTGATCTACATGGAGGACGTCGGCCGCCACAACGCCGTCGACAAGATCGCCGGTTACATGCGCCTCAACGATATCGGGTCGATCGGCAAGCTGTTCTACACAACGGGACGGCTGACCTCGGAAATGGTCATCAAGACCGTGCAGATGGAAATCCCGATCCTGATCTCGCGCTCCGGCTTCACGGCCTCTGGCGTCGAGCTGGCGCGGCGCGCTGGCCTGACCCTCATCGGGCGGGCGAAGGGAAAGCGGTTCGTCTGCCTCGCCGGCGAGGAACGGATCGTCTTCGACAGCGATCCGGACGCGGTGGCCGACGAACCCGATAAGCTGAACCGCAAGGGCGCCCGGTGA
- a CDS encoding 3-hydroxybutyryl-CoA dehydrogenase (converts (S)-3-hydroxybutanoyl-CoA to 3-acetoacetyl-CoA), translated as MSDTASIRSIGIIGAGQMGNGIAHVCALAGYDVILNDIDQGRLDAALETIEGNLARQAARNKISDVDRADTLARIRPTLELAEVGKADLVIEAATEDEALKKSIFQKLTEHLGPETLIASNTSSISITRLASITDRPERFMGMHFMNPVPMMKLVELIRGIATEDTTFNAVREVVKNLGKTSTAAEDFPAFIVNRILLPMINEAVYTLYEGVGSVDAIDTAMKLGANHPMGPLELADFIGLDTCLSVMQVLYDGLADTKYRPCPLLVKYVEAGWLGRKANRGFYDYRGDVPVPTR; from the coding sequence ATGAGCGATACCGCCTCAATCCGTTCGATCGGCATCATCGGCGCCGGTCAGATGGGCAACGGCATCGCGCACGTTTGCGCGCTCGCCGGCTACGACGTCATACTCAACGACATCGACCAGGGGCGGCTGGATGCGGCGCTGGAAACCATCGAGGGCAATCTGGCCCGCCAGGCCGCGCGCAACAAGATCTCCGACGTCGACCGGGCTGACACCCTGGCCCGGATCCGGCCAACGCTGGAGCTCGCCGAGGTCGGCAAGGCCGATCTGGTGATCGAGGCGGCGACCGAGGACGAGGCGCTCAAGAAGAGCATCTTCCAGAAGCTGACCGAGCATCTGGGGCCGGAGACGCTGATCGCCTCCAACACCTCCTCGATCTCGATCACGCGGCTGGCCTCGATCACCGACCGGCCCGAGCGGTTCATGGGCATGCACTTCATGAACCCGGTGCCGATGATGAAGCTGGTGGAGCTGATCCGCGGCATCGCCACCGAGGACACGACCTTCAATGCGGTTCGCGAGGTCGTGAAAAACCTCGGCAAGACCTCGACGGCGGCGGAGGACTTTCCGGCCTTCATCGTCAACCGCATCCTGCTGCCGATGATCAACGAGGCGGTCTACACCCTCTACGAAGGCGTGGGCTCGGTCGACGCCATCGACACGGCGATGAAGCTGGGGGCGAACCATCCGATGGGGCCGCTGGAACTGGCGGATTTCATCGGCCTGGATACCTGCCTGTCGGTCATGCAGGTGCTCTATGACGGTCTGGCGGACACCAAGTACCGCCCGTGCCCGCTGCTGGTGAAGTATGTCGAGGCCGGCTGGCTGGGCCGCAAGGCCAACCGCGGCTTCTACGACTACCGCGGCGACGTGCCCGTCCCGACGCGCTGA
- a CDS encoding electron transfer flavoprotein subunit beta encodes MKVLVAVKRVVDYNVKVRVKADQSGVELANVKMSMNPFDEIAVEEAVRLKEAGTAEEVVAVSIGVQQAQETIRTALAMGADRGILVKSDDEVQPLAVAKILKALVDEEKPDLVILGKQAIDDDSNQTGQMLAALLGWAQGTFASEVKIEGGEAEVTREVDGGLQTIKLKMPMIVTTDLRLNEPRYASLPNIMKAKKKPIDTKTPEDLGIDIAPRLKTLKVNEPAKRQGGVKVESIDELVDKLKNEAGVI; translated from the coding sequence ATGAAGGTACTCGTCGCTGTCAAGCGCGTCGTTGACTACAACGTCAAGGTGCGCGTGAAGGCCGATCAGAGCGGGGTAGAACTCGCCAACGTCAAGATGTCCATGAACCCCTTCGACGAAATCGCCGTCGAGGAAGCGGTCCGTCTGAAGGAGGCCGGCACGGCGGAGGAGGTCGTCGCGGTCTCCATCGGCGTGCAACAGGCCCAGGAGACGATCCGCACCGCCCTCGCCATGGGCGCGGACCGTGGCATCCTGGTGAAATCGGACGACGAGGTGCAGCCGCTCGCGGTGGCCAAGATCCTGAAGGCGCTGGTGGACGAGGAGAAGCCCGACCTGGTGATTCTCGGCAAGCAGGCGATCGATGACGACAGCAACCAGACCGGTCAGATGCTGGCCGCGCTGCTGGGCTGGGCGCAGGGCACCTTCGCCTCCGAGGTCAAGATCGAGGGCGGCGAGGCCGAGGTCACCCGCGAGGTCGACGGCGGCCTGCAGACGATCAAGCTGAAGATGCCGATGATCGTGACCACCGACCTGCGGCTCAACGAGCCCCGCTACGCCAGCCTGCCGAACATCATGAAGGCGAAGAAGAAGCCGATCGACACGAAGACGCCTGAAGATCTGGGTATCGACATCGCGCCGCGGCTGAAGACGCTGAAGGTCAACGAGCCGGCGAAGCGCCAGGGCGGCGTCAAGGTCGAGAGCATCGACGAGCTGGTCGACAAGCTGAAGAACGAAGCGGGGGTGATCTGA
- a CDS encoding 3'(2'),5'-bisphosphate nucleotidase, producing the protein MIIDRAELARQLADITEEAGRLILDIYNSDFETRSKDDSSPVTDADEKAEALILERLAALGTGIPVVAEEAVAAGEVPDIAGGRFFLVDPLDGTKEFINRNGEFTVNIALIEQTEPVAGAVHLPALGQTYWGAWPGAAWRRAVGGEPEPITVRPADHDGFVVVASRSHRDQATDDYLKDVPVLELVSAGSSLKLCRVAEGQADMYPRLGRTMEWDIAAGHAVLMAAGGKIQVIAGGDVSGEVGQPLRYGKPGFENPYFVARGG; encoded by the coding sequence ATGATCATCGACCGGGCGGAACTGGCGCGGCAACTCGCCGACATCACCGAGGAGGCCGGACGGCTCATCCTCGATATCTACAATTCCGATTTCGAGACCCGCTCCAAGGACGACAGTTCGCCCGTCACCGACGCCGACGAGAAGGCGGAAGCGCTGATCCTGGAGCGGCTGGCGGCGCTGGGGACCGGCATCCCCGTGGTCGCCGAGGAAGCGGTCGCCGCCGGCGAGGTGCCGGATATCGCCGGGGGGCGCTTCTTCCTCGTCGATCCGCTGGACGGCACGAAGGAATTCATCAACCGCAATGGCGAATTCACGGTCAACATCGCCCTGATCGAGCAGACCGAGCCGGTGGCCGGCGCGGTGCACCTGCCGGCGCTGGGCCAGACCTACTGGGGCGCCTGGCCGGGCGCGGCCTGGCGGCGCGCGGTCGGGGGCGAGCCGGAGCCGATCACGGTGCGGCCCGCCGATCATGACGGTTTCGTCGTCGTCGCCAGCCGTTCCCACCGCGACCAGGCGACGGACGACTATCTGAAGGACGTGCCGGTGCTGGAACTGGTCTCCGCGGGTTCCTCGCTGAAGCTCTGCCGGGTGGCCGAGGGCCAGGCCGACATGTACCCCCGGCTCGGCCGCACCATGGAATGGGACATCGCCGCAGGCCACGCCGTGCTGATGGCAGCGGGCGGCAAGATCCAGGTTATCGCGGGCGGCGACGTGTCCGGCGAAGTCGGCCAGCCGCTCCGCTACGGCAAGCCCGGTTTCGAGAATCCGTATTTCGTGGCAAGGGGCGGGTGA
- a CDS encoding electron transfer flavoprotein subunit beta: MAVLVIAEHDNNELNPATLATVTAAKAMDSDVTVLVMGHNAGGVAEAAAKVAGVGKVLHADDAGLEHSLAENRAALIVSLAGDYGHIVAPSTTSGKNILPRVAALLDVQQISDIVEVESADTFVRPIYAGNAMATVQSSDGIKVITVRTTTFAKAEAEGGSASVEQIAAADDPGLSSFVGERLSESDRPDLATAKIVVSGGRGMQNGENFEMLYKVADKLGAAVGASRAAVDAGFVPNDMQVGQTGKVVAPELYIAVGISGAIQHLAGMKDSKVIVAINKDEEAPIFQVADYGLVADLFQAVPELESKL; the protein is encoded by the coding sequence ATGGCTGTTCTCGTTATCGCCGAACACGACAACAACGAACTCAATCCGGCCACCCTGGCCACCGTCACCGCCGCGAAGGCGATGGACAGCGACGTCACCGTGCTGGTCATGGGCCACAATGCGGGCGGCGTCGCCGAGGCCGCGGCCAAGGTCGCGGGCGTCGGCAAGGTGCTGCACGCCGACGACGCCGGGCTGGAGCATTCGCTGGCCGAGAACCGGGCGGCGCTGATCGTCAGCTTGGCCGGCGACTACGGCCACATCGTCGCGCCGTCCACCACCTCCGGCAAGAACATCCTGCCGCGGGTCGCCGCGCTGCTGGACGTCCAGCAGATCTCCGACATCGTCGAGGTCGAAAGCGCCGATACCTTCGTGCGGCCGATCTACGCCGGCAACGCCATGGCGACCGTGCAGTCCTCCGACGGGATCAAGGTCATCACCGTGCGCACCACCACCTTCGCCAAGGCTGAGGCCGAGGGCGGATCGGCCAGCGTCGAGCAGATCGCGGCGGCCGACGATCCGGGCCTGTCGTCCTTCGTCGGCGAGCGCCTCTCCGAATCCGATCGCCCGGATCTCGCCACGGCCAAGATCGTCGTCTCGGGCGGCCGCGGCATGCAGAACGGCGAGAACTTCGAGATGCTCTACAAGGTGGCCGACAAGCTGGGCGCCGCCGTGGGCGCCAGCCGCGCCGCGGTCGACGCCGGCTTCGTGCCGAACGACATGCAGGTCGGTCAGACCGGCAAGGTCGTCGCGCCGGAACTCTACATCGCCGTCGGCATCTCCGGCGCGATCCAGCATCTGGCGGGCATGAAGGACTCCAAGGTCATCGTCGCCATCAACAAGGACGAGGAAGCGCCGATCTTCCAGGTTGCCGACTACGGCCTCGTGGCGGACCTCTTCCAGGCGGTGCCGGAGCTCGAATCGAAGCTTTGA
- a CDS encoding molybdenum cofactor guanylyltransferase, translating into MGGGQKALLGLGGRPLVAHAIARLTPQVAALALNVNAEMAAYERFGLPLVADTVPGFAGPLAGILAGMDWAAGAHPEASLLLSAPTDAPFLPDDMAARLGAALTDEGAAVAVCASGGRHHPVAALWRMDLREPLREALTARDIRKIDRFTAEHRVAMVEWPATPSDPFFNVNRPEDLARAEALLG; encoded by the coding sequence ATGGGCGGCGGCCAGAAGGCGTTGCTGGGGCTGGGCGGACGCCCGCTGGTCGCGCACGCCATCGCCCGGCTGACGCCACAGGTCGCGGCGCTGGCGCTCAACGTGAATGCGGAAATGGCCGCCTATGAGCGCTTCGGACTGCCACTGGTCGCCGACACGGTGCCCGGTTTCGCGGGGCCGCTGGCCGGCATCCTGGCCGGCATGGACTGGGCCGCCGGGGCGCATCCCGAGGCCAGCCTCCTGCTCTCGGCGCCGACCGACGCGCCGTTCCTGCCCGACGACATGGCCGCGCGCCTGGGCGCGGCATTGACCGACGAAGGGGCGGCGGTCGCCGTCTGCGCCAGCGGCGGCCGCCATCACCCGGTGGCGGCGCTCTGGCGGATGGACCTGCGTGAACCCCTCCGAGAGGCGCTGACGGCGCGGGACATCCGCAAGATCGACCGCTTCACCGCCGAACACCGCGTCGCCATGGTCGAGTGGCCGGCGACACCGTCGGACCCGTTCTTCAACGTCAACCGGCCCGAGGATCTGGCGCGCGCCGAGGCACTTTTGGGGTGA
- a CDS encoding NAD(P)-dependent oxidoreductase (Converts glucose to D-glucono-1,5 lactone), whose product MAGVVIVTGGSRGIGAEICRLAGKAGYSVCVNYQSDREAAQNVAELVEAAGGKAIICGADVAQESDVKSMFRLVDQELGTITALVNNAGIVGKVGKVEELDAERINRMLAVNVTGAFLCVREAVLRMSTAHDGKGGVIVNMSSAAARLGSPGEFIDYAASKGAMDSMTIGMAKELGDQGIRVNAIRPGLIDTEIHASAGAADRVERFKDSVPMKRAGSAEEVAKAALWLMSEDSSYVNGALVDVAGGR is encoded by the coding sequence ATGGCCGGAGTTGTGATCGTCACCGGCGGCAGCCGCGGTATCGGCGCCGAGATCTGCCGGCTGGCCGGCAAGGCCGGCTATTCGGTCTGCGTCAACTACCAGAGCGACCGCGAGGCCGCGCAGAACGTGGCGGAGCTGGTCGAGGCCGCCGGCGGCAAGGCCATCATCTGCGGCGCCGATGTGGCGCAGGAGTCGGATGTGAAGTCCATGTTCCGCCTGGTCGACCAGGAACTCGGCACCATCACCGCGCTGGTCAACAATGCCGGCATCGTCGGCAAGGTCGGCAAGGTCGAGGAACTGGACGCCGAGCGCATCAACCGCATGCTGGCCGTCAACGTCACCGGCGCTTTCCTCTGCGTCCGCGAGGCCGTGCTGCGCATGTCGACCGCCCATGACGGCAAGGGCGGCGTGATCGTCAACATGTCCTCGGCTGCGGCCCGTCTCGGCTCGCCGGGCGAGTTCATCGACTACGCCGCCTCCAAGGGCGCGATGGATTCCATGACCATCGGCATGGCGAAGGAACTGGGCGATCAGGGGATTCGCGTGAACGCGATCCGGCCGGGCCTGATCGACACCGAAATTCATGCCAGCGCCGGCGCGGCGGACCGGGTGGAACGGTTCAAGGACAGCGTGCCGATGAAGCGCGCCGGCAGCGCCGAGGAGGTGGCGAAGGCCGCGCTCTGGCTGATGTCGGAGGATTCGTCCTATGTGAACGGCGCGCTGGTGGACGTGGCGGGGGGACGCTGA